CTGGTCAATCTCTACACAGGCCTTTTCAAATGTAGTTCCACAAAACAAAAAGATTACATTCTCAAGCGCATCACCTTTTATGATTGTGATTTTAGCTGCGCCGACAAGGTTATTAATCTCCTCAGCAGAAATAAACTGACCTTTGCTTCGGTTAATCACAAGTTCAGGGGCAAGCTCTATAATATTGTCTACGCTATGTTCTGGGACTCCTTCTGAAAACATTACACAGGTGTCTTCAACGTCAAATGCCCATTGCTTGATGCCAGAAACTATCAAAGTCGATACATTTTTCTCAGGCCAAATCATGAGTGGCATCTTTGTAACTTCTTCTTTAATTTGGGTAAACGCAGCCGCTAATCGTAATTCATTACACATATATGATCTCAAACTCGCATTTATTACTATGCAGTCAAAATTTCCGGTAACAACTCAGTAATGAATTGTGCTTGATCCTCACTGATATCTTCGTCTTCATTCAACGCAGTACGAACATGCGACAAATTTGTATGATTGATAAAGTTTTCAGTAATTGATATACCCGCTTCCACATTTTTGACTTGATGCCAATGGGTACAAGGAGTGAAAATTACATCTCCTGCCTCTTGTTCTGCGTAATAACCTATAGCTTGCTCAAACAAGGGATGTTTTTCTAAATCCGGTTCAAAGCTGTCCACGGCGCCATCGTACAAATAAGCGGATTGGTCTGGACCATAAAATGTCCATTCTTTTTTTCCAGAAATAACGGCGTTCCATGCATGCGTTCCGCATACGTCCAAATGTAGTAATGAACCACTGTTTTTGGGTCCTATGTACATCCAGCGAAGTAGCAGCATCTTTGCATCACCGTGAAGTAATTCATCAGGCAACCGCTCTCGTATCATGCAATCGAAATAACTTGGTACGTCATAATCCTCTACCAGCTCTCGATAATCATGAGAGAACTCCCATGAAGATGCATAAAAAGGGTCTGTTTCGTCAGCACTTTTCATATAATCGATAAATTCACCGAATGGCATCATCTGCGCATTATGTTTATCTGAGGTACGATGGATACGTAGTGGGTGATGACCATAATGCGCTTTGAGAAACTCATCATTCCATTTATTGAGAGCAACCCAGTTTTTTGCACATTTTTTTATGAGAAACGGCTCACATTTCTCCATATATTCAAATACTTGCTCTTTTGATGGTTCTACTAATATGTCAACTTTTTTATAACGTTCTAAGTGGCTCATCTTATTCCTTTGTCACTTAACTATATTTATTCATACTGTGCAGGGCGGTACTATTGATCTTGTTTTATGCCGCCCTGCTTCTATTCAATATTGTCTTTTTATTAGTTGCTTATTTACTAATAGACACTGTGCTAATTTGATTTGCTTTTATTTCAGTATCAGTGAAATACAGCGGTAACAGCGTATTTTTTTCCGCATAAAACTGCGTTTGATCAGCGTAGTGCTGCGACTCCTTTTGTGTTGACTGGGAGTAAGTAAGCAACCCTCTAGCAACAGGGCCTGACTTGTTTAATTCAACAGCCATCATAAAACTTGAGCCATACCGAATGTGGTAACCTTGATCCGTTAAACCAGAATCAAAATACTCTTCACTGAGCGTATCAAGGAGGTAGTTATGATGGTGGTTTTTAAAATAGGTATTGTCCCAACTCCAAACAGAAACCAAGTTAAAACCACCTTCTGCTTCAAGCGCACCAGGCCAGCTAATTTTGTTTCCTGAGCCATTACCGTCAGGATTAGTGCGCTCAACAAACTGCACTTCACGGAGCTCTTTGCCAAGTTCAAAACCAACGTTTTGTAAGTTAAACACTGTGTAGCCAAATGCTCTTAGAACGTTTTCGTCCGTTTTTAAATTACTTGGCGTTATAGCAGGTTGTGCCGGGTCGAATGCCGTTGCAAACATAGTGTCTTTTTCCAGTATGAACGCGAACTCCCTCATAATTAGGCTAGCTTTGCTATCAGGTGTGTAGCGCCCATCCCACGATGCCATCAACTGACATGCTTCTTTGAGATCTACCGAAATAGCGTCATTTAGTTGGACAGGGCCATTCAAATGACCACACATACTGTTGATAGATGACAAGGCAATTTCTGGGAGCAATGCACGATCGGTTGTCATTGCTTGTTCTATCTCAGCCAATGTAAGCTTGTCCCCATCAGATGTCATTTCATCAATTAGCTTTAAACCCATTCTTGTTCGTAAACTTAACGGCTCACGCTCTGTACCATAAAGTGGTGAGAAATTTTCCAGCAAGGTATTTGGGTTGGTCGCCCAATGCGAGTTGTTAGAGTTCTGGACAAATGATGTTGTTTTCAGTTGAGGTGCTGACTCATAAGGCACCGCATTTGAAAATATTAAATCCGAAATATGACCAGGTAAAACTGTCACGCCGTATTCTTTACGAATAGCACTCAACTCTTCGTTATTTTTCAACAATTCGATAGCCATGTCAGATAAGTTTGGCACGGTAGAATCATCGATATATAGTGCTTGGCCGTTAGCATCGCTCAACAGCGTATTATTGAACACAACGCCGTTATACTGTTTGAATGCCGCTTCAGCTTCTTCGATACTGTCTGCACGATTCAAAGCCAACCAGTGATCAAGCAAGTCTAAATTAGTGTCATTGACATCTTTTACAACAAAAAAGCTATCGTCAGTCCAAGGCAAATCTTCATTAACAAGCACAGGTCCTACTTCTGTAAAATATGCATTGCGTTCATATTTAATTGTGCCGTCGTCAGTTTTGACTTCGATCGTGATCGGTTTAACGGTAATAGGTTTAGCTTCACCATCGACTTCGTAGTGCATTTTATCGCCATCTACGGTCGTCATGCGATATAACACCATGTGTTCCGCTTCTGAATAGGTATGTGTCCACGCTAAATTCTGGTTGAACCCAATATTGATCACGCCCGGAAAACCTATCAACGACGCTCCCATTACATCGATTTGATCAGCCACTTTGGCATGAGACTGCCAAAACCTTAACTCGCCAGTGTATGGAAAATGAGGGTTAGCCAATACCATCCCGCCGCCATGTTGACTTAAATCTTTACCGATAGCCCAACCGTTAGAACCAAGTGCAGTACTCACTGAGGCTACTTTTTCAAGACCTGCATAATAAGCACCAGAATGTTTGATTTTGCTATTCAGTTCAGCGTTAGGCTGTGCCGAGTGAAAATCTTCAAGCATGGCTCCTGCACCAGGGAATACCGCAACGCCAAATAGATAGGCTAATACATCGTACTTTTCGATAGGTTTTACCCATTCTTTTTCGGCACACATTTCTGGCAACTGAAATTTGCCTGCATTAACATAATCTAAATACAAGTTATATCCAGACACAAATCCTTCAATAAGCGCTTGACTATCATGACTTAATTTAGACCAACTGCTTTTGGCTTTCTCATGAAGACCTAATACGCGATAGCCAAAATCCTCGATGACACTAACCCCATCGCCCTCTACTTTTTTATCTGGTCCAAAGTATTTGGCTCGCTCACCGCGAACACGAATGTAATTGTCTGCCATCAAACAAATGTTATCTTGTGCTTGAGCGTACGCATTACCGAACCCGAGTCCTCGAAGATCGTTCGCTTTGATATGTGCGACACCATATTTGGTTCGTGTAATCTGCGCATTAAATCCCACTTTTGAGTTTACTATTGCACTGTCTTTGTCTTGTGAGTCACTCTCAGCTAGATTGCCACAAGCCGCCAAAGAAAAGCCGATAAATACGGCCATTGATAATTGATTTAACTTCATGTCCATTCCTTTAAGAAACTTTTAGAAAAGAGTCAAAGTGCTCTCTCGCTTTAAACTGGGATTCAAGTAGAAGTGCCCTAAGCAACCATCTGTCGGTGCCATCGTAGCGAGGCTCATATTCACTGCGCGCATGAATCGTGCGGCGGTTATCAAAAATAAGCAGGTCACCACATCGTAAAGTAATACTTTGTTTATTTTCAGATACGAAGTAGTGCAATTCTCTAAATGCTGCCTTTGCCTCATCGGTTAAACAACGCATGTAAGCGGGATCGTAGACAATCTCAGGATCATCATGCTCACTTAACACTGCAACCTTTTGTTCGCTAGCGCCGTTAGATTTGAAGGTTTTATCAACTTCAATCATGTACTCTGGACGCTTGAGTGCTGCCATGTATTTGCTATCTAAATCAATATCTTTAGCGTGAAACAAATATGTTTGTGCCATCGGATCAGAGCGCAAGCAGAATAAGGAAACCCAGTCAGCTTTGGCGTCATGAAATCCATCTTCTACATGCCATTCTAGAAATTCTTTATTCGTTCCCAGCTGTTCATGCTTATCTTTTTCAACTGGGAATACATCATCGATAAAGTCGAAATTAGACTTTTGCGTAAAGCCGTATATCAGCCCGATTTGAGAGAGCAACACCGACATCAACTTTCTAGCCGTCAATGCCGATTTTTGATGTTGTCCACTGCGTTTCAGAGGCGTATCACCTAAGTCAAAAGAAACAGGCAAGTTTCTCAGCAATAAGTGATTCACTTGTAGCTTTTTTAAATCAAAAATGCGCTTATGAATTGCCGCGGGGAGCATTTGCGATGCGCGCACGCAATGCCAAAAAAACTCTTCAAAGTGGTCGACGCAATATTCAGCACTAACGTTATTTAGCACATCCAAAATGCATTCCAATTCCGACGGCGACAACGCGTAGATTTCGTTACTTGTAACCGCTTTTTCAAGCGGTCGCATTTCAACTAATTCAGTCATTTTTATTATCCTTTTGAACATCCATTTTAAAAATGGAAGCTACTCTCCCATCAGCTGTCGAACAGCTCGAACAAGAAATGTCAAAGCCTCACGCTCTGCCATGCTGAGATCTGGATGCCAGATATCCATCAATAAGCAGATACGTTTCTTATCTGAATGGTTATATGCAGAATGTTCGTAGGAGTAATCAAACAAGAGACAGCGGCCTTCATCCCAGTTTCTTGGTTCGTTTGCGACCACCAATTCACAGTTATCCGGTATTTCGACCGCCAAATGTAAGTTGATTGTGAAATTCCACAAATCACAATGAGGCTTAATAATCGCGCCACCTTTAAGTACAGAAAAATGCACTTCCAAAAGTGGGCAATGCCAGTCTCTTAACTCGTTTTGAAAAATATCCCAAGTAACTGGCACCTGATATTGTGCCTGCTCTACTTGCGCTCCTTTTTGGAACAAGTACAGTGCGTCCCAGTTACTTTGCTGACCAAGATAATGTTTGTATTGACCAATCAACTCGGATTGGCCGTTTATTGCATCATTTACTTCTCGCTTGATATTAGCTGCTTCTTTTTCTAGCCTTGATACCAGCGGATGAATAGCTGGATAATCCTTAATATCGAGCCACGGTGTGGTTGATAACCCGGGTACGATGAATTTTGCCCCCGCTTGTAACGGTTCTCTTTTAGCAAGTAGAGGGTTTAGCATGGCTTCCACACGCTCTAATGAGTCAGCACCATTAATTGATTTTAGCTCTGCGAACTTTTTGTTGATTTCTGGCGTCATGATTAACACTCTCCTTCCAATACAGCTTCACCAATATGTGCATTCGGCATGAATTGTTGCTCTGAAAGCTTTGCGAATTCGATTTTTTCAGCGGTGCCTTCGTCAAATTTGTAAATGTAATCAGCAATGTGGAAGTATCTATCATCATGGCTCACAACTATGATAGTTTTTCCTTCTGCCTTCATTTCTGGTAGTAGCTCGTTGTAAAAGAGTGATCTAAAGAATGGGTCTTGGTCCGCCGCCCACTCGTCGAATAGATAAATAGGTGCATCTTCAACGTATGCCATCAATAGCGCCAATCGCTTACGTTGTCCATGCGACAACTTGCGGGTAGAGAATACGCCGTCCGATACCGTCACTTTATCCTTTAGATCCAGCTTTTCCAGATACTTATTTATCTTTTGATCATCCGCCAGACTACCTTTGCGATTCAATGCAGTATCAAACAAGTAGAAATCTGAATAGATAACGCTATACAGGTTTTTGTAACTTAGCCAAAGCTGTTCTGTAATCACTGTATCGTCAACACGGATTTCACCACTGTGCTTTTCAAATAGTCCTGTCATAACACGGCCAAAAGTTGATTTTCCGCTACCGTTACCACCACAGATGAATACTATATCGCCGCGATTAATCGACAAATCGATCGGCCCTATGGCAAAGTTTCTGTCATTATTAGGGTCGTTATATTCGAATTTAACTTGATTAAAACTAACAGTAGACCAGTTACCCAACATTTCACTGCTTTCCAAGTCAGGTAGTCTTTGAGATT
This sequence is a window from Pseudoalteromonas ulvae UL12. Protein-coding genes within it:
- a CDS encoding acylase; the encoded protein is MKLNQLSMAVFIGFSLAACGNLAESDSQDKDSAIVNSKVGFNAQITRTKYGVAHIKANDLRGLGFGNAYAQAQDNICLMADNYIRVRGERAKYFGPDKKVEGDGVSVIEDFGYRVLGLHEKAKSSWSKLSHDSQALIEGFVSGYNLYLDYVNAGKFQLPEMCAEKEWVKPIEKYDVLAYLFGVAVFPGAGAMLEDFHSAQPNAELNSKIKHSGAYYAGLEKVASVSTALGSNGWAIGKDLSQHGGGMVLANPHFPYTGELRFWQSHAKVADQIDVMGASLIGFPGVINIGFNQNLAWTHTYSEAEHMVLYRMTTVDGDKMHYEVDGEAKPITVKPITIEVKTDDGTIKYERNAYFTEVGPVLVNEDLPWTDDSFFVVKDVNDTNLDLLDHWLALNRADSIEEAEAAFKQYNGVVFNNTLLSDANGQALYIDDSTVPNLSDMAIELLKNNEELSAIRKEYGVTVLPGHISDLIFSNAVPYESAPQLKTTSFVQNSNNSHWATNPNTLLENFSPLYGTEREPLSLRTRMGLKLIDEMTSDGDKLTLAEIEQAMTTDRALLPEIALSSINSMCGHLNGPVQLNDAISVDLKEACQLMASWDGRYTPDSKASLIMREFAFILEKDTMFATAFDPAQPAITPSNLKTDENVLRAFGYTVFNLQNVGFELGKELREVQFVERTNPDGNGSGNKISWPGALEAEGGFNLVSVWSWDNTYFKNHHHNYLLDTLSEEYFDSGLTDQGYHIRYGSSFMMAVELNKSGPVARGLLTYSQSTQKESQHYADQTQFYAEKNTLLPLYFTDTEIKANQISTVSISK
- a CDS encoding TauD/TfdA family dioxygenase codes for the protein MTELVEMRPLEKAVTSNEIYALSPSELECILDVLNNVSAEYCVDHFEEFFWHCVRASQMLPAAIHKRIFDLKKLQVNHLLLRNLPVSFDLGDTPLKRSGQHQKSALTARKLMSVLLSQIGLIYGFTQKSNFDFIDDVFPVEKDKHEQLGTNKEFLEWHVEDGFHDAKADWVSLFCLRSDPMAQTYLFHAKDIDLDSKYMAALKRPEYMIEVDKTFKSNGASEQKVAVLSEHDDPEIVYDPAYMRCLTDEAKAAFRELHYFVSENKQSITLRCGDLLIFDNRRTIHARSEYEPRYDGTDRWLLRALLLESQFKAREHFDSFLKVS
- a CDS encoding cupin-like domain-containing protein, producing the protein MSHLERYKKVDILVEPSKEQVFEYMEKCEPFLIKKCAKNWVALNKWNDEFLKAHYGHHPLRIHRTSDKHNAQMMPFGEFIDYMKSADETDPFYASSWEFSHDYRELVEDYDVPSYFDCMIRERLPDELLHGDAKMLLLRWMYIGPKNSGSLLHLDVCGTHAWNAVISGKKEWTFYGPDQSAYLYDGAVDSFEPDLEKHPLFEQAIGYYAEQEAGDVIFTPCTHWHQVKNVEAGISITENFINHTNLSHVRTALNEDEDISEDQAQFITELLPEILTA
- a CDS encoding aspartyl/asparaginyl beta-hydroxylase domain-containing protein, which encodes MTPEINKKFAELKSINGADSLERVEAMLNPLLAKREPLQAGAKFIVPGLSTTPWLDIKDYPAIHPLVSRLEKEAANIKREVNDAINGQSELIGQYKHYLGQQSNWDALYLFQKGAQVEQAQYQVPVTWDIFQNELRDWHCPLLEVHFSVLKGGAIIKPHCDLWNFTINLHLAVEIPDNCELVVANEPRNWDEGRCLLFDYSYEHSAYNHSDKKRICLLMDIWHPDLSMAEREALTFLVRAVRQLMGE